Proteins found in one Sphingobium sp. V4 genomic segment:
- a CDS encoding FkbM family methyltransferase, with amino-acid sequence MNRYLRELADRKLAMRLALAGRVHQYPEVQALRRFLSTFAVDCLFDVGANRGQYATMVRKDAGYKGLILSFEPNPDVFAELQRHAASDRNWHVFNMALSDFDGSASFNIMAADQFSSLKRPSGEQDAIFADRNKVTKTVEMQCRRLDTMLPELMAQHGFARPFLKMDTQGHDLSVCEGAGDVLGKMLGVQTELGVRPIYEGGTGYRAMIDWLEGRGFVPSAFFANNKGHFPRLVEMDGIFVNRALVES; translated from the coding sequence ATGAACCGCTATCTTCGCGAACTTGCCGACCGCAAGCTGGCCATGCGTCTCGCCTTGGCCGGCCGCGTCCACCAATATCCCGAGGTTCAGGCATTGAGGCGCTTCCTGTCGACCTTCGCGGTCGACTGTCTGTTCGACGTCGGCGCCAATCGCGGCCAATATGCGACGATGGTCCGCAAGGATGCGGGCTATAAGGGGCTGATCCTGTCGTTCGAGCCGAACCCGGACGTGTTCGCCGAGTTGCAGAGACATGCCGCGTCCGATCGCAACTGGCATGTGTTCAACATGGCACTGTCTGATTTCGACGGGAGCGCCAGCTTCAACATCATGGCCGCCGATCAGTTCAGTTCGCTCAAAAGGCCGTCCGGGGAGCAGGACGCGATCTTCGCCGATCGCAACAAGGTGACGAAGACGGTGGAGATGCAGTGCCGTCGCCTCGATACCATGCTGCCCGAACTGATGGCGCAGCATGGCTTCGCCCGCCCCTTCCTGAAGATGGACACGCAGGGCCATGACCTGTCGGTCTGCGAAGGCGCGGGCGATGTGCTGGGCAAGATGCTGGGCGTGCAGACGGAACTGGGCGTCCGCCCCATTTATGAAGGCGGCACCGGCTATCGCGCGATGATCGACTGGCTGGAGGGACGCGGCTTCGTGCCCTCCGCCTTCTTCGCCAACAACAAGGGCCATTTCCCGCGCCTGGTCGAGATGGATGGCATTTTCGTCAACCGGGCGCTGGTCGAGAGCTGA
- a CDS encoding sugar transferase gives MTVSKEIVRLRLYALCLAGDMAGLFCAFLAANWFVLGALWGEPGKPHGLVMFAMVAPLYAILAVQGGAYGINTLDHVRRGIFRALLALAQAALLMLLIVYLGKIAEQLSRLTFLAGLVLGAATLALVRLAVARLAVSLLGDVPHLTAVIMDGVAIETGPHMDIIQADDANLHPERHDADMAARLAAAVGMAERVIVACPLERMDDWSAALKSLSARGEIVVPELLRFAPARVDEFDGQPTIIVAGGPLQFRDRLIKRLFDLIVATIATILLSPILVGAALAVKLTSPGPILFRQPRIGKDARPFSIYKFRSMRSEASDHKAATLTRRDDDRVTRVGAFLRKTSIDELPQLFNVLKGDMSIVGPRPHAAAAKAGDSLYWEVDARYWERHCIKPGMTGLAQVRGHRGATDHHQDLIDRLRSDLEYVSDWSIWRDMRIIVATLGVLVHHKAY, from the coding sequence GTGACAGTCTCCAAGGAAATCGTGCGGCTGCGGCTCTATGCGCTGTGTCTGGCGGGGGACATGGCGGGCCTGTTCTGCGCCTTTCTCGCCGCCAACTGGTTCGTGCTGGGCGCGCTCTGGGGCGAGCCGGGCAAGCCGCACGGCCTGGTGATGTTCGCCATGGTCGCGCCGCTCTACGCAATCCTTGCGGTGCAGGGCGGAGCCTATGGCATCAACACGTTGGACCATGTGCGGCGCGGCATATTCCGCGCGCTGCTGGCGCTGGCGCAGGCGGCTTTGCTGATGCTGCTGATCGTCTATCTGGGCAAGATCGCCGAGCAACTGTCGCGTCTGACCTTCCTTGCCGGCCTCGTGCTGGGCGCGGCCACCCTGGCCCTCGTCCGCCTCGCCGTGGCGCGGCTGGCGGTCAGCCTGCTGGGTGACGTGCCGCATCTGACCGCCGTCATCATGGATGGGGTCGCGATTGAGACCGGCCCGCACATGGACATCATTCAGGCCGACGACGCCAATCTCCATCCCGAACGGCATGATGCGGACATGGCTGCCCGGCTCGCGGCGGCGGTCGGCATGGCGGAGCGGGTGATCGTCGCCTGTCCGCTCGAACGGATGGACGACTGGTCGGCCGCGCTCAAGTCGCTCTCCGCCCGGGGCGAGATCGTCGTGCCCGAACTGCTGCGCTTCGCCCCTGCGCGGGTGGACGAATTTGACGGGCAGCCGACCATCATTGTCGCGGGCGGTCCGCTCCAGTTCCGGGATCGCCTCATCAAGCGCCTGTTCGACCTGATCGTCGCGACCATCGCCACGATCCTCCTGTCGCCGATCCTTGTCGGCGCCGCGCTGGCGGTGAAACTGACTAGTCCCGGCCCGATCCTGTTCCGCCAGCCGCGCATCGGCAAGGATGCGCGGCCCTTCTCCATCTACAAGTTCCGCTCGATGCGCAGCGAGGCGAGCGACCATAAAGCCGCGACGCTCACCAGGCGCGACGACGACCGGGTGACGCGCGTCGGCGCCTTCCTGCGCAAGACCAGCATCGACGAACTGCCCCAGCTTTTCAACGTGCTGAAGGGCGACATGAGCATCGTCGGCCCGCGCCCGCACGCCGCCGCCGCCAAGGCGGGGGACAGCCTCTATTGGGAAGTCGACGCCCGCTATTGGGAACGGCACTGCATCAAGCCGGGCATGACCGGCCTGGCCCAGGTGCGCGGCCATCGCGGCGCGACCGACCATCATCAGGATCTGATCGACCGCCTCCGCTCCGACCTTGAATATGTCAGCGACTGGTCGATCTGGCGCGACATGCGGATCATCGTCGCGACACTGGGCGTGCTCGTCCACCACAAGGCCTATTGA
- a CDS encoding threonine ammonia-lyase, which produces MNTLAKIESALPLPVTVDDILAARTRIAGAIVKTPTLISQTLSDMLGCKVYLKFENLQFTAAYKERGALNRLLQLDEASKAKGVIGASAGNHAQGLAYHGKRLGVPVTIVMPTTTPIVKVTQTRGHGATVVQYGEKFDDAYAHARKLEVEQGLTFVHPFDEPDIMAGQGTVALEMLEDAPEIDTLVIPIGGGGLFSGMATAARAMKPDIRLIGVQAELYPSMYDFIKGADLPCDGDTLAEGIAVKQPGEITRRFVERLADDVLLVDERRLEEALSLLLQIEKTVVEGAGAAGLAALLSYREQFVGRNVGLILTGGNIDTRLLANVLLRDLARSGRLARLRIILQDRPGALFHVARIFDQEAVNILELAHQRIFTNLPAKGLSLDVECETRDRAHLQRLIAALGEAGYEVAPIEVA; this is translated from the coding sequence ATGAACACGCTAGCCAAGATCGAAAGCGCGCTGCCGCTGCCCGTCACCGTCGATGACATCCTTGCCGCCCGCACCCGCATTGCCGGCGCGATCGTCAAGACGCCGACGCTGATCAGCCAGACGCTGTCCGACATGCTTGGCTGCAAGGTCTATCTCAAGTTCGAAAATCTCCAGTTCACCGCCGCCTACAAGGAACGCGGTGCGCTCAATCGCCTCCTGCAACTGGATGAGGCGTCGAAGGCCAAGGGCGTAATCGGCGCATCGGCGGGCAATCATGCCCAGGGGCTTGCCTATCATGGCAAGCGGCTGGGCGTGCCCGTCACCATCGTCATGCCCACCACCACGCCGATCGTGAAGGTCACGCAGACGCGCGGCCATGGCGCGACCGTGGTGCAGTATGGCGAGAAGTTCGATGACGCCTATGCCCATGCCCGCAAGCTGGAGGTGGAGCAGGGGCTGACCTTCGTTCATCCCTTCGACGAACCCGACATCATGGCCGGGCAGGGCACCGTCGCGCTCGAAATGCTGGAGGATGCGCCGGAGATCGACACGCTGGTCATCCCGATCGGCGGTGGCGGCCTGTTTTCCGGCATGGCGACGGCCGCGCGCGCGATGAAGCCCGACATCCGGCTGATCGGCGTGCAGGCCGAACTCTATCCGTCCATGTATGATTTCATCAAGGGCGCGGACCTGCCCTGCGACGGCGATACGTTGGCGGAGGGTATCGCGGTCAAGCAGCCGGGCGAGATCACCCGCCGCTTCGTCGAGCGGCTGGCCGACGATGTCCTGCTGGTCGACGAACGGCGGCTGGAGGAAGCGCTCAGTCTGCTGTTGCAGATCGAGAAGACCGTGGTCGAAGGTGCCGGGGCGGCGGGTCTTGCCGCGCTGCTCAGCTATCGCGAGCAGTTTGTCGGGCGCAATGTCGGCCTGATCCTGACCGGCGGCAACATCGATACGCGCTTGCTCGCCAATGTCCTGCTGCGCGACCTTGCTCGATCGGGCCGCCTGGCGCGGCTGCGCATCATCCTCCAGGACCGGCCGGGCGCGCTGTTCCATGTCGCCCGCATCTTCGATCAGGAGGCGGTCAACATCCTCGAACTGGCGCATCAGCGCATCTTCACCAACCTGCCGGCCAAGGGTCTCAGCCTGGACGTGGAGTGCGAGACGCGGGACAGGGCGCACCTCCAGCGGCTGATCGCGGCGCTGGGCGAGGCAGGCTATGAGGTCGCCCCCATCGAGGTTGCATAA
- a CDS encoding glycosyltransferase translates to MATNLILAAILLLCLVAVAWPFLGYPLILRALPTRPEQPVAGLAPSASLLFCAYNEADTMPDKLANLAMLKRRYPALECLAFDDGSTDGTGDLIAARGDLVALIRGPGRSGKAHGMKQLAARARGDVLIFTDANVLLDEEAVDRLLARYADPAIGGVLGSLHYVGADESATASVGSLYWRLEERLKDEESRTGNVLGADGSIFSIRRSLYPAFPDSVLDDLTVSMAVVFAGRRLVKAKDVIARERLVTARKDEYRRKVRIAARAWHTHSHLRPQLRQMTVIDRFKYASRKIIRWFGGVFILIGAVAAGALALRLSPTLYLAGALAVAFAVWIGVRSKSGPFAALVDVLIAYAATLQGVLKAMSGRTVTTWNPAKSR, encoded by the coding sequence ATGGCGACCAACCTGATCCTTGCTGCCATCCTGCTGCTGTGCCTGGTGGCGGTGGCCTGGCCCTTTCTTGGCTACCCGCTCATCCTTCGCGCCTTGCCGACCCGGCCCGAACAGCCGGTCGCAGGGCTGGCGCCCAGCGCGTCGCTCCTCTTCTGCGCCTACAACGAAGCCGACACGATGCCGGACAAGCTCGCCAATCTGGCGATGCTCAAGCGCCGCTATCCCGCGCTCGAATGTCTCGCCTTCGACGATGGCTCCACCGACGGCACTGGCGACCTGATCGCGGCACGGGGCGACCTCGTCGCCCTGATCCGAGGCCCCGGCCGCAGCGGCAAGGCGCATGGCATGAAGCAGCTCGCGGCGCGGGCGCGGGGCGATGTGCTGATCTTCACCGACGCCAATGTGCTGCTGGACGAGGAGGCGGTCGATCGGCTGCTAGCCCGTTATGCCGACCCGGCGATCGGCGGTGTGCTCGGCTCGCTTCACTATGTCGGCGCGGACGAAAGCGCCACTGCCTCGGTCGGGTCGCTCTACTGGCGGCTGGAGGAAAGATTGAAGGACGAGGAATCGCGCACCGGCAATGTGCTGGGCGCCGACGGCTCCATCTTTTCGATCCGGCGGAGCCTCTATCCCGCATTTCCCGACAGCGTCCTGGACGACCTCACCGTGTCCATGGCCGTGGTCTTCGCGGGCCGGCGGCTCGTCAAGGCGAAGGACGTGATCGCCCGCGAACGGCTCGTCACGGCGCGCAAGGATGAATATCGCCGCAAGGTCCGCATCGCCGCGCGCGCCTGGCACACGCACAGCCATCTGCGTCCGCAACTCAGGCAAATGACCGTGATCGACCGCTTCAAATATGCCTCGCGCAAGATCATCCGCTGGTTCGGCGGGGTCTTCATCCTGATCGGCGCGGTGGCGGCGGGCGCGCTGGCGCTACGTCTCTCGCCGACATTATACCTCGCTGGCGCCTTAGCTGTCGCTTTCGCTGTCTGGATCGGCGTCCGCTCGAAAAGCGGCCCGTTTGCAGCGCTGGTCGACGTGCTGATCGCTTATGCCGCCACCTTGCAGGGCGTGCTCAAGGCGATGAGCGGGCGCACCGTCACGACATGGAACCCCGCCAAGTCGCGCTGA
- a CDS encoding glycosyltransferase family 4 protein — translation MNIAMLDPSLFTGRYDDSLCAALAGQGAEVTLLGRPMRATDAIAPQGYAYLPHFFRRSEALRAKMGEGRAFRIVKAAEYGLACALGDIAPLTDAELVHVQWLPLAPADRLMLQRLKGRTALVHTVHNADAYHADAGLQGRGYRALLDLFDALVVHGDTTRAALVGQGVDPARIHVTPHPPMRLAAASSEDFAAIPPPTLPRLLFFGTIRPYKGIDLLIEACLQLWRAGYLFELVLAGKPFMDVAPLTDAVAQAGFADRLITDFGFLTESRLDAHMARADMIAFPYRHIDSSGAFLSALHHGKAMVTSDAGMFGQLPDGVAVRAAAGNAPALAQALLPLVESAAIRQEYGARARAYGEEMGSWKDMAVATIGIYDNVLAGRA, via the coding sequence ATGAACATCGCGATGCTCGATCCGTCGCTCTTCACCGGGCGCTATGACGACAGTCTTTGCGCGGCGCTGGCGGGGCAGGGGGCAGAGGTAACCCTGCTCGGCCGCCCGATGCGCGCGACCGACGCCATCGCGCCGCAGGGCTATGCCTATCTCCCCCATTTCTTCCGCCGCAGCGAAGCCTTGCGCGCGAAAATGGGCGAGGGCCGCGCCTTCCGTATCGTCAAGGCGGCCGAATATGGGCTGGCCTGCGCGCTGGGCGATATTGCGCCGCTGACGGATGCAGAACTGGTCCATGTCCAGTGGCTCCCGCTCGCGCCCGCCGACCGGCTGATGCTCCAGCGGCTGAAGGGCCGGACCGCTTTGGTCCACACTGTCCACAATGCCGACGCCTATCATGCCGATGCCGGCTTGCAGGGCCGGGGCTATCGCGCGCTGCTCGACCTGTTCGACGCGCTGGTGGTGCATGGCGACACGACCCGGGCCGCGCTGGTCGGGCAGGGCGTCGATCCCGCGCGCATCCATGTGACGCCACACCCGCCCATGCGCCTCGCCGCCGCGTCGAGCGAGGACTTCGCCGCCATCCCTCCGCCGACCCTGCCGCGCCTCCTCTTCTTCGGCACGATCCGCCCCTACAAGGGCATCGACCTTCTCATCGAAGCCTGCCTCCAGCTCTGGCGCGCGGGCTATCTTTTCGAACTGGTGCTGGCCGGAAAGCCCTTCATGGACGTGGCGCCCCTGACCGATGCGGTCGCGCAGGCGGGCTTTGCCGACCGCCTCATCACCGATTTCGGTTTCCTGACCGAAAGCCGGCTCGACGCGCACATGGCGCGCGCCGACATGATCGCCTTCCCCTATCGACATATCGATTCGAGCGGCGCCTTCCTGTCGGCGCTGCACCATGGCAAGGCGATGGTCACGTCCGACGCAGGCATGTTCGGCCAGTTGCCGGACGGCGTCGCGGTCCGGGCGGCGGCGGGAAATGCACCCGCCCTTGCCCAAGCCCTCTTGCCGCTGGTCGAAAGCGCGGCCATCAGGCAGGAATATGGCGCGCGGGCGCGCGCCTATGGTGAAGAAATGGGGTCTTGGAAGGATATGGCGGTGGCGACGATCGGCATCTACGATAATGTGCTGGCCGGGCGCGCATGA
- a CDS encoding amidohydrolase — translation MIRFLSSSALKSAALALATLPALAPLPALASGVVDNVNGIAIDANGRIVRFGALMIDDDGKVEKLIPGRYQEPEYKPKKPKRGQPWPERPKGPTFKLDGGGKTLIPGLIDAHGHVMGYGLSLITLDLSDTTSLGQAQEKIRAYVAANPGRKWIIGTGWNQEAWGLGRFPTAADLDAAVGDIPVWLERVDGHAGWANSAAIRAAGVTAATKAPAGGRVEMAAGKPAGVFVDKAMDLIQKFVPPPAPKDRDLALEKAQRALLSMGITGIADMGTGIEDWQAFRRSADRGALRVRIMSYAAGLDNMVLIAGPEPTPWLYDDHLRMGGIKLLLDGALGSRGAWLKADYADAPGQRGLTMIPGTQLRNIMSRAAMDNFQVAVHAIGDAANGEILDAIQELNDTYKGDRRWRVEHAQIIDPADLPRFGPLGAIASMQPVHEASDWRMATTRMGMDRLKGAYAWKAMLDNRVPLAFGSDVPVESPNPFPGIAVAMSREDAKGEPTGGWMPDQRVSFEAALDGFTRQAAYAGFAEKRFGSLIPGQRADFLLIDRDISSARPADIRQTQVLETWIGGKRVYVKGQ, via the coding sequence ATGATCCGATTTCTCTCTTCGAGCGCGCTGAAGAGCGCCGCCCTGGCGCTCGCCACCCTGCCCGCGCTTGCCCCCCTGCCCGCGCTTGCATCGGGCGTGGTCGACAATGTGAACGGCATCGCGATCGACGCGAACGGCAGGATCGTCCGTTTCGGCGCGCTGATGATCGACGACGACGGCAAGGTCGAAAAGCTGATCCCCGGCCGTTACCAGGAACCCGAATACAAGCCCAAGAAGCCCAAGCGCGGCCAGCCCTGGCCCGAACGACCCAAGGGGCCGACGTTCAAGCTGGACGGGGGCGGCAAGACGCTCATCCCCGGCCTGATCGACGCGCATGGCCATGTCATGGGATATGGCCTGTCGCTCATCACGCTGGACCTGTCGGACACGACATCGCTGGGACAGGCCCAGGAGAAAATCCGGGCCTATGTCGCGGCCAATCCGGGGCGCAAATGGATCATCGGCACCGGCTGGAACCAGGAGGCCTGGGGGCTGGGCCGCTTCCCCACGGCTGCGGATCTGGACGCGGCGGTCGGCGACATTCCGGTCTGGCTGGAGCGGGTCGACGGCCATGCCGGCTGGGCCAACAGCGCCGCCATCCGCGCCGCTGGCGTGACGGCGGCCACCAAGGCGCCGGCGGGCGGGCGCGTCGAGATGGCAGCGGGCAAGCCGGCGGGCGTATTCGTCGACAAGGCGATGGACCTGATCCAGAAATTCGTGCCGCCGCCCGCGCCCAAGGACCGCGACCTGGCACTGGAGAAGGCGCAGCGCGCGCTGTTGTCGATGGGCATCACCGGCATCGCCGACATGGGGACCGGCATCGAGGATTGGCAGGCCTTCCGCCGATCGGCCGATCGCGGCGCGCTGCGCGTGCGGATCATGTCCTATGCCGCCGGCCTCGACAATATGGTGCTGATCGCCGGGCCCGAGCCGACGCCCTGGCTCTATGACGATCATCTGCGCATGGGCGGGATCAAGCTGCTGCTCGACGGGGCGCTGGGTTCGCGGGGGGCGTGGTTGAAGGCGGACTATGCCGACGCGCCGGGGCAGCGCGGCCTCACCATGATCCCCGGAACGCAGCTGCGCAACATCATGAGCCGCGCGGCGATGGACAATTTCCAGGTCGCTGTCCATGCTATCGGCGACGCGGCCAATGGCGAGATACTGGACGCGATCCAGGAACTGAACGACACCTACAAGGGCGACCGGCGCTGGCGCGTCGAACATGCGCAGATCATCGACCCGGCCGACCTGCCGCGCTTCGGACCGCTCGGCGCGATCGCGTCGATGCAGCCGGTGCACGAGGCGTCGGACTGGCGCATGGCGACCACGCGCATGGGCATGGACCGGCTGAAGGGTGCCTATGCGTGGAAGGCGATGCTCGACAATCGCGTGCCGCTCGCCTTCGGCTCCGACGTGCCGGTGGAGAGCCCCAACCCCTTCCCCGGCATCGCCGTCGCCATGAGCCGCGAGGATGCGAAGGGCGAGCCGACGGGCGGCTGGATGCCCGATCAGCGGGTGAGTTTCGAGGCGGCGCTGGACGGCTTCACCCGGCAGGCGGCCTATGCGGGCTTTGCCGAAAAGAGGTTCGGCAGCCTGATTCCGGGGCAGCGCGCCGACTTCCTTCTGATCGACCGCGACATCAGCAGCGCGCGGCCGGCCGACATCCGCCAGACGCAGGTGCTGGAAACCTGGATCGGCGGCAAGCGGGTCTATGTGAAGGGGCAATAG
- a CDS encoding MFS transporter: MGKVAGFLSARRLFLAGAIGLTLWLGATFLWHVTYRQGISLAVILLLDQDFPALLGSLLLLALAAPWAEGKGFALPRPTARIVVPLILLLGMAAWAGHYALFQNYAISRDEEVARFAAAYMREGLFARPIPVEWEPYRRAIMPEFFSPFGAADYWTAAYLPVNSAIQAIFWQLGDPNLAGPALLMAGLFALWRVALHLMPDRPDAVWVTVLLGFSSSQLWVTAMTPYAMTGHFALNMIWLALVLRGGVVGHLSAGVVALIAAGLHQWHFPPIFIAPFILWMLLARRWAVAAFHTLTLVAIVIVWAKLWPGFLLHALGAPTDIRPSAGVADKVGSLFQRLGDRWQPLVNISRYVAWNNILMVPLAVLGMVAMRWRTMIRGQEIALPLALGCLAGCMLALAQGYGWGFRYAHGFIGPFCLLAGLGWARFRPEGAMRPILLALLITALSSAFLVWRTHAFVAPYAASHKLIDSSQADVVLIDPRGGLYVTDLVRGRDGVPGKPMVMNLGMLTLEQVDMLCASYVVELFDRAEFRPLGVPLARWNLSRMDALRAHMKEVGCDKPVQPPLPETFEDAFNAADNAM, translated from the coding sequence ATGGGCAAGGTCGCCGGCTTCCTGTCCGCGCGCCGCCTGTTCCTGGCGGGGGCGATCGGCCTGACCCTGTGGCTGGGTGCGACCTTCCTGTGGCATGTGACCTATCGGCAGGGGATCAGCCTGGCGGTGATCCTGCTGCTGGACCAGGATTTTCCGGCTCTGCTCGGATCGCTGCTATTGCTGGCGCTGGCCGCGCCATGGGCGGAAGGGAAGGGCTTTGCTCTCCCCCGTCCGACCGCGCGCATCGTCGTGCCGCTGATCCTGCTGCTGGGCATGGCCGCGTGGGCCGGCCATTATGCCCTGTTCCAGAATTACGCGATCAGCCGCGACGAGGAAGTTGCCCGCTTTGCCGCCGCCTATATGCGCGAAGGACTCTTTGCCCGGCCGATCCCGGTCGAATGGGAACCCTATCGCCGGGCGATCATGCCCGAATTCTTCTCGCCTTTCGGCGCGGCGGACTACTGGACGGCGGCCTATCTGCCGGTAAACAGCGCGATCCAGGCGATTTTCTGGCAATTGGGCGACCCAAACCTCGCCGGACCGGCGCTGCTGATGGCGGGGCTGTTTGCGCTCTGGCGGGTGGCGCTGCACCTGATGCCCGACCGGCCCGATGCGGTCTGGGTGACGGTGCTGCTGGGCTTCTCTTCCAGCCAGCTCTGGGTCACGGCCATGACCCCCTATGCCATGACGGGCCATTTCGCGCTCAACATGATCTGGCTGGCGCTGGTGCTGCGCGGCGGCGTGGTCGGCCATCTCAGCGCCGGCGTCGTCGCACTGATCGCGGCGGGGCTGCACCAATGGCATTTCCCGCCCATCTTCATCGCGCCCTTCATCCTCTGGATGCTGCTGGCGCGGCGCTGGGCGGTGGCGGCCTTCCATACGCTCACGCTGGTCGCGATCGTCATCGTCTGGGCGAAGCTCTGGCCGGGCTTCCTGCTCCATGCGCTGGGCGCGCCGACCGACATCCGCCCGTCGGCGGGCGTCGCTGACAAGGTGGGCAGCCTTTTCCAGCGGCTCGGCGATCGCTGGCAACCGCTCGTCAACATCAGCCGCTACGTCGCCTGGAACAATATCCTGATGGTGCCGCTCGCCGTGCTGGGCATGGTCGCGATGCGCTGGCGCACCATGATCCGGGGGCAGGAAATCGCGCTGCCGCTGGCGCTGGGCTGCCTCGCGGGCTGTATGCTGGCACTGGCGCAGGGCTATGGCTGGGGCTTCCGCTACGCCCATGGTTTCATCGGCCCCTTCTGCCTGCTCGCGGGATTGGGCTGGGCGCGCTTCCGGCCGGAAGGGGCGATGCGCCCGATCCTGCTCGCCCTGCTTATCACGGCCCTGTCCAGCGCCTTCCTGGTCTGGCGCACCCATGCCTTCGTCGCGCCCTATGCGGCCAGCCACAAGCTGATCGATTCGAGCCAGGCCGACGTCGTGCTGATCGATCCGCGCGGCGGCCTGTACGTCACCGATCTGGTGCGCGGGCGCGATGGCGTGCCCGGCAAGCCGATGGTGATGAACCTTGGCATGTTGACGCTGGAGCAGGTGGATATGCTTTGCGCTTCCTATGTCGTCGAACTGTTCGACCGCGCCGAATTCCGTCCGCTGGGCGTGCCGCTGGCGCGCTGGAACCTCAGCCGCATGGACGCCTTGCGCGCGCACATGAAGGAAGTGGGCTGCGACAAGCCGGTTCAGCCCCCGCTGCCCGAGACGTTCGAGGACGCCTTCAACGCCGCCGATAACGCGATGTGA
- a CDS encoding NAD(P)-dependent oxidoreductase yields MARIAFIGLGIMGGPIAGHLARAGHDLTVYNRSIGKAKRWAEAYGGAVAINPAKAAEDAEIVISCVGTDDDLAQITLGREGAFRAMQPGSLFIDHTTVSARIARQLFVEGESRGIHSVDAPVSGGQAGAENGRLSIMCGGSEPAVAAAKIVMQAYAARIVHVGGAGAGQTTKMVNQICIAGVIQGLAEAMRFAQAADLDLDTVFEAISGGAAQSWQMDHRWKTMAQDEFDFGFAVDWMRKDLGLALEEARANGATLPVTALIDQYYADVQAMGGHRQDTSALVRRLTRA; encoded by the coding sequence ATGGCTAGGATCGCGTTTATCGGCTTGGGAATCATGGGTGGCCCGATTGCGGGCCATCTGGCGCGGGCGGGGCATGATCTGACGGTCTATAACCGCTCCATCGGCAAGGCGAAGAGATGGGCCGAAGCCTATGGCGGCGCGGTCGCGATCAACCCGGCCAAGGCGGCCGAGGATGCCGAGATCGTGATCAGTTGCGTCGGCACCGACGACGACCTGGCGCAGATCACGCTGGGACGCGAGGGCGCGTTCCGGGCGATGCAGCCGGGCAGCCTGTTCATCGACCATACCACCGTGTCGGCGCGGATCGCCCGGCAATTGTTCGTCGAGGGCGAAAGCCGGGGCATTCACAGCGTCGACGCGCCGGTATCGGGCGGTCAGGCGGGCGCCGAGAATGGCCGCCTGTCGATCATGTGCGGCGGCAGCGAACCGGCGGTGGCGGCGGCGAAGATCGTGATGCAGGCCTATGCCGCCCGCATCGTCCATGTCGGCGGCGCGGGCGCGGGCCAGACCACCAAGATGGTGAACCAGATCTGCATTGCCGGCGTGATTCAGGGGTTGGCGGAGGCGATGCGCTTCGCCCAGGCCGCGGACCTAGACCTCGATACGGTGTTCGAGGCGATTTCCGGCGGCGCGGCGCAGAGCTGGCAGATGGATCATCGCTGGAAAACGATGGCGCAGGACGAGTTCGACTTCGGCTTCGCAGTCGACTGGATGCGCAAGGATCTGGGGCTGGCGCTGGAGGAAGCGCGCGCCAACGGAGCCACCCTGCCGGTGACGGCATTGATCGATCAATATTATGCCGATGTGCAGGCCATGGGCGGCCATCGGCAGGACACCAGCGCGCTGGTGCGGAGACTTACCCGAGCATGA
- a CDS encoding methyltransferase domain-containing protein, translated as MITVQRVAKAAGKHLTKAALKVRKAMGARANRGCPACGATVVGFFRYGDNGEWGCPECGASPRERLMNWLIGQGTLIVPTQGAILHMAPNEGSLVRRFSAAADYAPADLDPARYSVPNMRRVDLMELADSDRYDLFYASHVMEHVPDDMAVLRNILRALKPGGEAWLIVPLWDRPTEDGSFDMPPRERERRFGQWDHVRQYGPDFADRIRAAGFDLEEIDAASIDVATRHFHALDDRLFRARKPA; from the coding sequence GTGATTACTGTCCAGCGGGTGGCCAAGGCCGCCGGCAAGCATCTGACCAAGGCGGCGCTCAAAGTGCGCAAGGCGATGGGCGCACGCGCAAACCGCGGCTGCCCCGCCTGCGGCGCGACGGTGGTTGGCTTCTTCCGCTATGGCGACAATGGCGAATGGGGTTGCCCGGAATGTGGCGCCTCGCCGCGCGAGCGGCTTATGAACTGGCTGATCGGGCAGGGGACGCTGATCGTGCCGACGCAGGGTGCGATCCTGCACATGGCCCCCAATGAAGGCAGCCTGGTCAGGCGCTTCTCCGCCGCCGCCGATTACGCGCCGGCTGACCTCGATCCGGCGCGCTACAGCGTGCCGAACATGCGCCGCGTCGACCTGATGGAACTGGCCGACAGCGATCGCTACGACCTGTTCTACGCCAGCCATGTCATGGAGCATGTGCCCGACGACATGGCCGTGCTGCGCAACATTCTCCGCGCGCTCAAGCCCGGCGGCGAAGCCTGGCTGATCGTCCCGCTTTGGGACCGACCGACCGAGGACGGCAGCTTCGACATGCCCCCGCGCGAACGCGAACGCCGTTTCGGCCAGTGGGATCATGTCCGCCAATATGGCCCCGATTTCGCCGACCGCATCCGCGCCGCCGGCTTCGACCTTGAGGAGATCGACGCCGCCTCGATCGACGTCGCCACGCGCCATTTCCATGCGCTTGACGACCGGCTGTTCCGGGCGCGCAAGCCCGCATGA